The genomic DNA TGGACGGACGCGACTGAAGACGATCGGAAACCGGCCCCGCGGTTCATCCCGCGGGGCATGGTTTCCGGTCGTTTGCCGTATCTTTTGGCGGGAGACTATTCTTCTTCCAGGAATTCGAGGGCGATGCGGGCGGATTCCTGCTCGGCCCGCTTGACGCTGGTACCCGCGCCTCGGAATTTCTCTCCGCGCGGCAGGGCCACCTCAACCTCGAACAGCTTCTCGTGTTCGGGGCCGCTGGTCCCGGCCAGCATGTACACCGGACGGTCGCGGAACAAATCCTGCGCCACTTCCTGCAACCGGCTCTTGTAGTCCTTGGTCTCGGGCAACATGGCCCGGGCGGGCCACATGCTTTCGAAAATCTCCTGGATGGTCCGCCGGGCGGCCTCGAAACCGCTGTCCAGAAAAACCGCCCCGAGCACTGCCTCGAAGGCGTCGGCCAACAGGGCGTCGCGATCCCGGCCGCCTTGCAGCTCCTCGCCACGTCCAAGCCGGATGTACTCGTCGAGCTTGAGATTCCGAGCGATGGCCGCCAGGGACTGCTCCTTGACCAACTGCGAGCGGATGCGCGTGAGCTGTCCCTCGTGAGCCGACGGATACCGTTTGAAACCCTCTTCGGAAATACACAGCTCCAACACTGCGTCGCCCAAGAACTCAAGCCGCTCATTATCCTCGAAACCGTTCTGTTCATTGGCGAACGAGGAGTGGGTCAGCGCGGTCTCCAGGAACTTGACTTGGGCAAACCTATGGTGGATACAATCCTGAAGCTCAGCGATATCCATTCAACCCCCTTTTTTATGCAACCCGAAGCCCAATTGCGCGAACTATTCAATCCGGAAACCATCGCCGTCATCGGCGCGTCCCGAAGCCCGCACAAGCTCGGGCATCTCATCCTGTCGAATTTAATCTCGGCAGGGTACAAGGGGACAATCTTTCCCGTCAATCCCGCAGGCGGAGAAATTCTCGGCCTGACCGTCCACCCCTCGGCGGCGGACCTGCCGCGTCCACCGGATCTCGGCATCATCGTCCTGCCGCGCGAACAGGTCCTGCAAGCCATGCGCGAGCTGGCCGACGCCCAGGTGGACGCCATCTGCGTCATCACCGCGGGATTCCGCGAGACCGGCCGCGACGGCTTTGAGCTCGAAATGAAAATGGCGGACCTGGCCCGCAGGCGCAACATCACCCTGCTCGGCCCCAACACCCTCGGCCTGTTCAACACATCCATTTCCCTGAACGCCAGCATCGCGCAGGCCATGCCCGCCAAGGGGTCCATCTCCTTCTTCTCCCAGAGCGGCGCCCTGTGCTCGGCCATCCTGGACTGGGCCGAAGGCGAGTCCATCGGGTTCTCCAAGTTCATCTCGCTCGGCAACAAGGCGGGCGTGTCCGAGGCGGACGTGCTCGAAGCCCTGGGCGACGATCCGGACACAAAGGTCATCATCGGCTACCTGGAATCCGTGGACGACGGCCGCAAATTTCTCACCCGGGCGCGGGCCGTGACCGAAAAGAAGCCGGTCATCATGATTAAGGCGGGCACCACCCCGGCGGGCGCGCGGGCCACCTCAAGCCATACGGGTTCCCTGGCGGGAAGCGTGGAAGCAGGATTGGCGGCCTTCAAGCAGGCGGGCATCATCCGGGTGGACAGCCTGGAGACTCTGTTCGATTTGGCGCGCGCCTTTTCCGAGCAGCCCCTGCCCCAGGGGCCGAACCTCGCCGTGGTGACCAACTCCGGCGGTCCCGGCATCCTCGCCGCCGATGCCTGCGAAGGCGCGGGGCTCAACCTGGCCCGGCCCTCCCTGGCCACCCTGGACCGGCTAACCAAAGTCCTGCCGCCGTTCGCGTCCATCTACAACCCCATCGATATCATCGGGGACGCCAAGGCCGAACGGTACCGGGCCACGCTGGAGGCCATCGCCGAGGACGAAACCACCCACGCCATCCTCGTCCTGCTCACGCCAACGGCCTCGGCCGAGATCACCGAGACGGCCCAGGTCATCATTGATATTTCCAAGACCTGCGACAAACCGATCTTCGCTTCCTTCATGGGCGACCAGCGCGTCGGCCCCGGCCGGGACATGCTCCTCGCGGCAGGCATCCCCTGCTACGCAAACCCGGAACCGGCCGTCACGGCCATCTCGGCAATGCTTGCCCATTACCGATGGAAAAACCGCCCCTATCCGGTGGAGGTTTGTTTCCGCCGCGACAAAGGGCGCGCCGAACGGACCATCCAGAAAGCTCTCCGGGCGGGCGTGACCGAGCTGCCCTTCAACGACGCCATGGACATCGCGGCGGCCTACGAACTGCCGGTGCCCGAGACGCGGCTGGTGCGCACCTCGGACCAGGCCGTACGCGCGGCCAAGAAAATGGGCTACCCCGTGGCGCTCAAAATCGAATCGCCCCACCTGGCCAGCAGAGGCGAGGTCGACGGCGTCGCCCTGGACCTGCACACGCCGCATGACGTGCGCGAGGCATGGCTCGACATCACCACCCGTACCCAACGCAAACGCCCGGACATCTATATCGCGGGCTGCCTGATCCAGACCATGGGACCGGTCAAGGCCCGCGAGGTCGTGGTCCGCTTCACCCAGGACCCGCAGTTCGGCCCGCTCATCTCCTTCTGTCTGGCCGGGCCTTCCGCCGAAGTCCTGAACGACATCAGCTATCGGCTGGCTCCATTGGCCCTGCACGACGTCCAGGACATCGTCCGCGAAATCAAATCGTTTCCCCTGCTACGGGGTGTGCGCGGATCGGAGCCGGTAAACCTGGCGGCCATCGAGGACGTTCTGCTTTCCATGTCGCAGATGGCCACGGACTTCCCGGAAATACGCGAGGCCGAGCTCAACCCCATCCTGGTGGACTCGGAAGGCGCGTTCGTCGCCGACCTGCGCGTGACCGTCGGACCCATTTGACGCTTGGACATTTTTTGCGGTCTCATATACTAACAGGGTACGGGGCATGGTCGCTTTCGCCCCGTTCACATTCAGGAGGAATATAGGCATGGCTGGACTCTACATTGGCTCTACCACCGGGTATTCAGGCAAGAACATGATCGTCATGGGCCTGGGCCTGCGCCTGCAAAAAGACGGGTACAACGTGGGCTACATGAAACCCGTGGGGGCCATGCCCATGGAAATCGACGGCAAGCTCGGCGACGAGGACGCCGCCTTTGTCCAGGATGTGCTCGGCCTGTCCGAGGACCCTGCAATGGTCACGCCCGTGGTCGTCACCCAGGATTTCAAGGTCAAGGCGTTCACAGGCAAGATGGAAAGGCTCCTGGGCAACATCGTCGAAGGCTACGAAGCGGTCTCCAAGGACAAGGACATCACCCTGGTTGCGGGGTCCGGGTCCATGTACTCCGGCAAATACTGCGACACCGACGCCATCTCCGTCATCCGCAAGCTCGGCATCAAGACCGTCATCATCGACAGGTTCCAGAAAGAGCTCAAATACGACTATCTCATGGCCATGAAGGAAACCCTCGGCGACCTCATGGCAGGCGTCATCCTCAATGACGTGCCGCCCAATTTCATGGACGAGATCAACCAGCTCCTCGGCCCCGCCCTGGAAGCCAAGGGCGTCAAGATTCTCGGCGTCATCCCCCGCGATCCGCTCATGGGCGCCATCAAGGTGGGCGACCTCGCCGACCGCCTCGGCGGCAAGATCATTTCCGCCCACAACAAGTCCGAACGCGTGGTCGAGTCCTTCCTCATCGGCACCATGCAGGTCGAAAACTTCATGACCCACTTCCGCAAAAAGAAAAACTCCGCCATCATCGTCGGCGGCGACAGGTCGGACGTGCAGCTCGTCGCACTCGAAGGCGACTGCCCCTGCCTCATCCTGACCGGCAACCTCTACCCCAACGACATCATCCTCACCCGGTCCGAAGTCCTTGAAACGCCCATCATCATGGTCCGCGAAGATACCTTCACCGTGGCCAAGAAAATGGACGACATCCTCTCCCGGCACAAGCTGCGCGACGCCATCAAGATCAAGCAGGGCGCGGAACTGGTGTCCAACAACATCGACTTCGAATACCTCAAAAAGGAACTCGGCCTGAAATAGCCGACCCTGACCATGTTCAATAGAGGGGGACGCTGACGCGTCCCCCTTTTTATGCCTCCGGCGGCCGGGGAAGGGGAGGAAAACCCTTTGAAAAGGGTTCTTTCCTCCCCTTCCCCCGGGCCCCCATCCCCTCATTTTCCCAAACTTTTTGGTGCCGCTTCGCGGGCGGTGCGAGCGCGGTAGGAAGAAACAAAATTCCAAGAACCATCCTTCGCCTGAGGCGACAAAAAAAGTTTGGGAGGGTCCAGGGAACCCTTTTCTCAAAGGGTTCCCTGGTCTCCCCGAAGGGGCCGCCGGAGGCATCCTCCCCACTCGACGCAACGCATCCCGGTCCGATGTGTGGGGGGGCAGGCGGAAAAAGGCTGTATCCCCGGCGGGTAAACGGGTACACTCCACCCATGAGTAACACCGCGCAGGACAAGACAGACCTGACCACGCGGCCCATTCCCGAGGTTATCCGCCAGGTGGCGGTGCCATCGAGCGTGGGCTTTTTCTTCCACACCATGTTCAACGTGGTGGACACATGGTGGGCCGGGCGCATCGACACCCAGGCACAGGCCGCTCTGGCCCTGTCCCTGCCCGTATTCTTCATCATCACGGCCCTGGCCAGCGGCATCGGCACGGGCTCAACCGCGCTCATGGGTTCGGCATTAGGTGGCAAAGACCGCAAACAGGCCGCCTTGACCGCGGTGCAGATGCTCAGTTTCGGCATCTTCGTGTCCGCGTTCCTGGCCTGGTTCGGGCTGACCTTTTCCCCGGCCATCTTCGGCTGGCTCGGAGCCGAGGGGCACTACCTCGACGTCTGCCTCGCCTACATGACGCCGATCTTCGCCTGCAACGCGGTCACGGTGGCCATCTACCTGTTCAACGCGGTGCTCCAGTCCCAGGGCGACACGGCCAGCCTGCGCAACGTGCTGTGCTTCACGGCCGCCATGAACGTGATCCTGGACCCGTGGTTCATTCACGGCGGTTTCGGCCTGCCCGCCATGGGGTTGGCGGGCGTGGCCTGGTCCACTGTCATCCTTCAGGGCGCGGGCGCGGTTTACCTGGCGTTCAAGGCCCGCCGCACAGGGCTCATCAAGACCGATGGAGGCCGGAATCTGATTCCGAGGCCGAGGATATACGCAGAGATCGCCCACCAGGGCTTCCCGGCGGCGTTGAACTCCATGACCATCGCGCTCGGATTCTTCGTCATCTTCCGTTTTGTGTCCGGCTTCGGCCCGGAGGCGTCGGCGGCGTACGGCATCGCCACCCGCATCGACCAGATCGTGCTCATGCCGACCATCGGCCTGAGCGTGGCCGCGCTGACCATCACGGCCCAGAACTGCGGGGCGGGCAAAATCGACCGCATACGGGAGAACTTCCGCAAGAACCTGCTCTACGGCGCGTACCTTCTCATCCCCCTGTCCGTGCCCATCCTGATTTTCGCCGAACCGCTCATGCGCATCTTCACCAGCGATCCGGCGGTCATAGCCGTGGGCGCTGGCTACCTGCGCATCGACGCGTTCACCCTGTACGGCTACGTGGCCATCTTCGTGCCCACTTCGGTCCTGCAAGGCATGAAACGTCCCATGTTCGCCATCTGGCTCGGCCTTGCCCGCCAGGTTGTGGCCCCATTTCTGCTGTTCACCCTGTTCACTCAAATCCTCGGCTACCCCATAACCGCACTATGGCTGGCCATCTTCTCCATTGTCTGGACCTCAGCCGCGGTAGCCCTGTGGTTCGCCAGGAAAACCATCGGCGAGATGGAGTCGCAGAAGAAGCGCTTGGAGGGGTGCAAGCTCCCCTGAACCCCCCACACAAAACCGCCGCCCGAAGCAGCCGTCGAGGAGTTGACACCCTGAACAAATTTCGACTATGGTACTTGACTCCACGGCGGGCCAGTAGCTCAGTTGGCAGAGCCACCGGCTCATAACCGGTCGGTCCCAGGTTCGAATCCTGGCTGGCCCACCAACGACCCACTTCCGGGAGACGTGCTTGTCGAAGACCCGAAAGCAGAAAAACGCATATATCCTGAAATCCCCCGATAAGGCCTTTGGCCGGGAGATCGAAGAGGACAAGAGATGCTCCCGAGGGGGAAACCCTACGGGAGCATCCTCTTTATGGTATAAGGTCGTAACTATATGAAAATTCAAGACATTTTATCTATTTTTCGGGACCTGGCTCCGGAAGAAAACCAAAGTTCCTGGGACAATTCCGGTGTGCAGGTGGCCGGGTCCGTCGACCGGACGGACAAGGTTGGCGTGGCCCTTGAGCCCACTCCGGCGGCGCTTTGCCGCTGCCTGGAATGGGGCGCGGACGCGGTAATCACGCACCATCCCCTGTACATGAAGCCCAAGGCTCCGGACACGGAAGGGATGTACCTCGACGCGTTGCGAGCGGTCATCCGTTCCGGAAGCTGGCTTTACGCGGCCCACACGTCTCTGGACACCCGCCCGGGAGGCCCGGCCTTCTGGCTGGGAAAAGAGCTGGGGCTGACCGGAGGGAGGCTGCTCGAAGTGGAGCACGGCCGCGCGCCGGTTGAGGCTTCCTTCTACTGCGAGGAACCCATCACCCGGGAGGCCGCGGACATCTGGGCCAACCACGACGGGGTCCACTCGGTTTCCCAAAGCCGCACCGGCGAAGTCCGAGTGGTCTGCGACGAGCCGCACTGGCGCGGGTTGGCGGACAAGATCGAATTTTCCCTGGGCAAACGCCCCCTGTTCTACCTGCGCTCCCTGACCGCGCCGGTAAGGGAGGTCGGCTTCGGCGAGGCGGGCGAACTGCCCGAGCCCATGGCCTTCGACGCCTTCATGGGCAAGCTGTCCGGTCTTATCCGGCGCGACGCCCTGCTGGTCGCCGGGCCCAAGCCCGAGACCGTCCGGACCGTGGCCTACTGCGGCGGTTCGGGGTCGAGCCTCATCGAGCGGGCCTCGCACGCCGGGGCCGACGTGTTCGTCACCGGGGACATGAAGTACCATCCGGCCGTTGAAACCCCGATCTGCGTGGTGGACGTGGGGCATTTCTCCCTGGAAGAGGAGATGATGCGCCGTTTCGCCCAGGAGCTGGATGAAGCCCTGCCGGAAGCCGAGGTCCGATTCTTCCCGGGCGAGGACCCGTTCACGGTGTACACGAGCTGACGGAAACACTTTTTCGTGATTTTAAATAGACAGAGAGGTTAATCCATGTATCAGAAACAGATTGAGCAGTTGATCGTCCTTCAGGAAGTGGACGACGATATTCTCGAACTGACCAACGAGATCGAGCTTGCCCCCCAGGAGCTGGCCGACCTTGAGGGCCAGCTTGACGAATTCGAGGTTCGCCGCGGCCGGATCAACGAAAAAATGGGCATTCTCCAAGAGCAGAGGAAGAAGCTCTCCGACGAGATCGAAGAAGATGCCGGCAAGATCAAGAAGTCCAAGAATAAGCTGATGCTGGTGGGCAACACCAAGGAATACCACGCCATGATGCGCGAAATGGATTCCCTGGAGAAGCTCAACCGTATGCGCGACGACGAGCAGCAAGCCGTGCGTGAAGAGCTTCTGCGCCAGGACGAGGCCACCCAGACTCTCAACGACGAGATGAGCGGCGTGCAGGAACAGTACGAAGCGCTCAAGACCACCCTGGAAGAACGTCTTGACAAGGCCAACAAAAAGCTTGAATCCCTGAACCGCAAGCGCAAGAAGGCGTGCAAGGCCGTGCCGCCGCCGATCCTGGGCCGCTACGAGTTCATCCGCGAGCGCATGGAGCACCCGGTCATCGTGCCGGTCTCCGAAGGCGTATGTTCGGGCTGCCACATCATGATCCCGCCGCAGATCTACAACGACCTGCAGAAGGGACAGCAGATTCTGAGCTGCCCCAACTGCCAGCGGCTGATCTACTGGCAGGCGTTCGTGCAGCCGGACGGCTCGGCCGAAGAGAAATAACGACACAAATCCGGAGTCGGGCAGGTCATCGCCGCGGTCAATGACCGGGGAGGAAAGTCCGGGCTCCGCAGGGCAGGACGCTGGGTAACTCCCAGGGGGAGCGATCCCCGTCAAGTGCAACAGAAAGCAGACCGCCTCCGGGGTTTCCCGGAGGTAAGGGTGAAACGGTGGGGTAAGAGCCCACCGGCTGTCGCGGTGACGCGGCAGGCCAGGTGAACTCCGTCCGGAGCAAGACCGAATAGGACAGCGTTTGAGGCCGGCCCGGCCGAAGCTGTCGGGTTGGTTGCTTGAACCGTCCGGTAACGGGCGGTCTAGAGGAATGATGACCACCCCGAAAGGGGGACAAAACCCGGCTTATGACCGGCTCCGATTTGTGTTACCGCGCGGGGGAGGCAATCCTCCCCCGTGCGCCAATTTTTTCACTGGCAACATCAGGGACCGCACCATGAACGACATCTGGGGCATCATCCTGGCCGCCGGGGCCGGGACCCGCCTGGCCGAGGCCACGGGCGGCGAGCGCAAGCAATACCTTGAGTACAAGGGCGCGCCGCTGTTCTGGCACTGCGCGCGGACGTTCTCCAGAGCGGCCGGAATCCGCGGGCTTGTCTTCGTCTTCCCGCCCGAAGACCTCCCCTCCAAGGAAAAGCAGCTCCGCCAATTTTTCAGGACCGAAGAACTGGGCGTGCAGTGGATCGCGGTCCCGGGCGGCGACCGGCGGCAGGATTCCGTCCGCAACGGAATCGCGGCCCTGCCGCGCGAATGCGGCCGGGTGCTTGTCCACGACTCGGCCCGCCCCTTTGCCTCGGCGCGCCTCGTCGCGGGGCTCATCGAGGCCCTTGAATCCGGCGCGCGCGGCGTCATCCCGGCCATCCCGGTGACCGACACGGTCAAAAAAGTGGCCGGAAACACCGTGGCCGAGACCCTTGACCGCGCCGAACTGGCCGCCGTACAGACGCCCCAGGCGTTCGAGGCCGCACTTCTGAAAGAGGCCCACGACCGCGCTCTGGCCGAGGACTGGGAAGTCACGGATGACGCCTCCATGGTCGAACGGCTGGCCGAAGTGGCCGTCATTCCCGGCGAGGCCGCCAACGTCAAGATCACCGTGCCCGAAGACCTCAAGCGGCTTGAGGCGTCCCGCGTCACGGTCCCCTGCACGGGCTGGGGATACGACGTGCACCGCTACGGCGGGACGGGCGACCGGCCCATGGTCCTGGGCGGCGTGCCCATTCCCGGCGGACCGGCCATCGTGGCCCACTCCGACGGCGACGTGCTGCTGCACGCCCTGGCCGACGCCATCCTCGGCACCTTCGGCGGCGGCGACATCGGCACCCATTTCCCGGACAACGATCCGAATTTCGACAACGCGGACAGCGGCATTC from Pseudodesulfovibrio thermohalotolerans includes the following:
- the rnc gene encoding ribonuclease III; translated protein: MDIAELQDCIHHRFAQVKFLETALTHSSFANEQNGFEDNERLEFLGDAVLELCISEEGFKRYPSAHEGQLTRIRSQLVKEQSLAAIARNLKLDEYIRLGRGEELQGGRDRDALLADAFEAVLGAVFLDSGFEAARRTIQEIFESMWPARAMLPETKDYKSRLQEVAQDLFRDRPVYMLAGTSGPEHEKLFEVEVALPRGEKFRGAGTSVKRAEQESARIALEFLEEE
- a CDS encoding acetate--CoA ligase family protein codes for the protein MQPEAQLRELFNPETIAVIGASRSPHKLGHLILSNLISAGYKGTIFPVNPAGGEILGLTVHPSAADLPRPPDLGIIVLPREQVLQAMRELADAQVDAICVITAGFRETGRDGFELEMKMADLARRRNITLLGPNTLGLFNTSISLNASIAQAMPAKGSISFFSQSGALCSAILDWAEGESIGFSKFISLGNKAGVSEADVLEALGDDPDTKVIIGYLESVDDGRKFLTRARAVTEKKPVIMIKAGTTPAGARATSSHTGSLAGSVEAGLAAFKQAGIIRVDSLETLFDLARAFSEQPLPQGPNLAVVTNSGGPGILAADACEGAGLNLARPSLATLDRLTKVLPPFASIYNPIDIIGDAKAERYRATLEAIAEDETTHAILVLLTPTASAEITETAQVIIDISKTCDKPIFASFMGDQRVGPGRDMLLAAGIPCYANPEPAVTAISAMLAHYRWKNRPYPVEVCFRRDKGRAERTIQKALRAGVTELPFNDAMDIAAAYELPVPETRLVRTSDQAVRAAKKMGYPVALKIESPHLASRGEVDGVALDLHTPHDVREAWLDITTRTQRKRPDIYIAGCLIQTMGPVKAREVVVRFTQDPQFGPLISFCLAGPSAEVLNDISYRLAPLALHDVQDIVREIKSFPLLRGVRGSEPVNLAAIEDVLLSMSQMATDFPEIREAELNPILVDSEGAFVADLRVTVGPI
- a CDS encoding phosphotransacetylase family protein, translating into MAGLYIGSTTGYSGKNMIVMGLGLRLQKDGYNVGYMKPVGAMPMEIDGKLGDEDAAFVQDVLGLSEDPAMVTPVVVTQDFKVKAFTGKMERLLGNIVEGYEAVSKDKDITLVAGSGSMYSGKYCDTDAISVIRKLGIKTVIIDRFQKELKYDYLMAMKETLGDLMAGVILNDVPPNFMDEINQLLGPALEAKGVKILGVIPRDPLMGAIKVGDLADRLGGKIISAHNKSERVVESFLIGTMQVENFMTHFRKKKNSAIIVGGDRSDVQLVALEGDCPCLILTGNLYPNDIILTRSEVLETPIIMVREDTFTVAKKMDDILSRHKLRDAIKIKQGAELVSNNIDFEYLKKELGLK
- a CDS encoding MATE family efflux transporter, which gives rise to MSNTAQDKTDLTTRPIPEVIRQVAVPSSVGFFFHTMFNVVDTWWAGRIDTQAQAALALSLPVFFIITALASGIGTGSTALMGSALGGKDRKQAALTAVQMLSFGIFVSAFLAWFGLTFSPAIFGWLGAEGHYLDVCLAYMTPIFACNAVTVAIYLFNAVLQSQGDTASLRNVLCFTAAMNVILDPWFIHGGFGLPAMGLAGVAWSTVILQGAGAVYLAFKARRTGLIKTDGGRNLIPRPRIYAEIAHQGFPAALNSMTIALGFFVIFRFVSGFGPEASAAYGIATRIDQIVLMPTIGLSVAALTITAQNCGAGKIDRIRENFRKNLLYGAYLLIPLSVPILIFAEPLMRIFTSDPAVIAVGAGYLRIDAFTLYGYVAIFVPTSVLQGMKRPMFAIWLGLARQVVAPFLLFTLFTQILGYPITALWLAIFSIVWTSAAVALWFARKTIGEMESQKKRLEGCKLP
- a CDS encoding Nif3-like dinuclear metal center hexameric protein, whose product is MKIQDILSIFRDLAPEENQSSWDNSGVQVAGSVDRTDKVGVALEPTPAALCRCLEWGADAVITHHPLYMKPKAPDTEGMYLDALRAVIRSGSWLYAAHTSLDTRPGGPAFWLGKELGLTGGRLLEVEHGRAPVEASFYCEEPITREAADIWANHDGVHSVSQSRTGEVRVVCDEPHWRGLADKIEFSLGKRPLFYLRSLTAPVREVGFGEAGELPEPMAFDAFMGKLSGLIRRDALLVAGPKPETVRTVAYCGGSGSSLIERASHAGADVFVTGDMKYHPAVETPICVVDVGHFSLEEEMMRRFAQELDEALPEAEVRFFPGEDPFTVYTS
- a CDS encoding zinc ribbon domain-containing protein, producing MYQKQIEQLIVLQEVDDDILELTNEIELAPQELADLEGQLDEFEVRRGRINEKMGILQEQRKKLSDEIEEDAGKIKKSKNKLMLVGNTKEYHAMMREMDSLEKLNRMRDDEQQAVREELLRQDEATQTLNDEMSGVQEQYEALKTTLEERLDKANKKLESLNRKRKKACKAVPPPILGRYEFIRERMEHPVIVPVSEGVCSGCHIMIPPQIYNDLQKGQQILSCPNCQRLIYWQAFVQPDGSAEEK
- the ispD gene encoding 2-C-methyl-D-erythritol 4-phosphate cytidylyltransferase, yielding MNDIWGIILAAGAGTRLAEATGGERKQYLEYKGAPLFWHCARTFSRAAGIRGLVFVFPPEDLPSKEKQLRQFFRTEELGVQWIAVPGGDRRQDSVRNGIAALPRECGRVLVHDSARPFASARLVAGLIEALESGARGVIPAIPVTDTVKKVAGNTVAETLDRAELAAVQTPQAFEAALLKEAHDRALAEDWEVTDDASMVERLAEVAVIPGEAANVKITVPEDLKRLEASRVTVPCTGWGYDVHRYGGTGDRPMVLGGVPIPGGPAIVAHSDGDVLLHALADAILGTFGGGDIGTHFPDNDPNFDNADSGILLREVLTMAERAGNRIVHADLTVIAQVPRLAPHAPQIAKNLARLLGLEPHQVNFKATTEEKLGFTGEKKGIKAVATVTALREM